AGCTGCGTCGTGGCGTAACCGGATAAATCCGGCAAATTATCGAGCGACAAATTGGATAGATCCACGTTAGGATCCGAGATGTAGTTCTGAAcctgtaaacataaataaaaaatacgtgtcaGTGTATAATTTTTCAAAGTATAAGTACTAACGCGTCAAATAGGACGGAACTTACTGTAAACGAGTTTCCTTTCACGATACCGACGGTATACCACGCGTCCTCGTCGCTCGCCTTCGGCTCCTCCGGTTCACTCTGTTAAGTGATAATACAAAACTCTGATTATCAATACTTTCGGGcattatttagtaataaaaacatctttatttagtaaagcaCCCGCCAGCGCAGGTGACGGTTTAAGGAATATGTACCTGTTCGTGCTGGTGGTGCAGCGCGGCGCTGGCCAGCGTGGCGAGCGCGTGCGCGGCGTCGGCGGGCGGcagcggcggcgcggcgccgggcgacacggccgcgcccgccgccaccGAGCTGCTCACGGCGCCCTCCGcctccgcgccgcccgcgcccgccgcgcccgccgcgccctcCGCCGCCACTGACGACGACACGCCCGCGCCGCCCTCGTCCCCTATCGGGGGAGTAAAATCTGCTAATGCGTACACGTACGAGTTCgttacgtcgcttatattttaCTGACTTTTGTAAACAAGATAAAGATATCTATATATCGTTCTACGCGTCGAGACGGTATACGATATTTGGGAAAACCAATTTTACCTGGCATCAAAGTAGGTGAGAGCAATGCGGAACCGTTTGCGTTCATAGTGAGTAACGGCATCGATTCGCTGACTGTCGGCATCGTGTCGGCTGCTCCCTCCATCTCAGATGTGTCGGCGTCGCCGAACCTATTGAAAACAAGTAAGCTCATTACTCCCTGACAGTGGGAAACATGCCATGTAAACTAAACTAGCCactaaagaaagaaaaaaattgttacaaaatatgcaTGTAATTTTAGATCATGGTGTAAGAGTTCATCTAAAACATTGGTATGTGAAGGGGAATCTAATAAGCCACAAATAATCATCAGCccctaaaaatacaaataaaaagttatttgttgGGTACTGACTCATTTGGCTGTTGCTCCTGTGGTGCTAGGGAAAAAGAGTGCAATACTGCTGGACCATTTGCTGTAGAGGATATCAAAGGAGCCTCGGTTTGACCACTGCTAGAAATGTCTGCACCTCCCTCTGCCGTGCTTGAACTGGAAATAATATCAAACTTTAGGACAAATGCAAGcaatttatgaatatatttatttgtgagtTACTTACCTAATACCAGTGCTGAGAACCTCCTGTGCAGCGCTGCTAATGTCGTTTACATCATCACTACTTGCAACGCCTTCACCACCGCCCATGTCTTCATCCATTGTACTAGATTCATCTACATAGAACAATTCACATCAGTACggaacataaaaaagtaaaccaTGCAGTGAAGATATTTGgagtaaaattgtaaattttatttcaccATCTTGGACAATAGGTGCTCCATCTCCCTCCGCGACGCCACTGTCTGTAGGCATGGCAGAGCTGATGGACTGGTCGGGAGATTCTTCAGCACCACCCGGTACTCCTTCTGCTTCATCCATGCCCGACTCCTCCTTTGTTATAGGTTCTAGTTGACTCTCAGTATCCttgtaattaagtataatattcaTTCTACATCatgtgctatatttttttttagtaatgtcAGTTCAGCAGGTCATTATAAGAAGTAAATCCAAAGTTACAGAAGTTACCTTTtgctataatatataaaatttttagattatgaattgtttaatttattttttaagatccCAAAAATTAACTActacaattacttttttaacaattaCTATTTATAGTTGTTTGAAAAAGATTAAAAACTTCTCTTTTATAATCTTGTAAtcattattagtaaaaaatctGTCAAATCCTCTTACAGCAGTTTTACAGGTAAAACATGCTGTACTGACCCTATATTACTTGAGAAAAGGTGAAGACAATGATGATCTTGCAatcatattcaaataattgtatGCTAATGCTTGATGGTAAAGCTttcttgttataaatatatcttaCAGGTGTAGACAAGCAGTTGTCTCCGATGTAGGCAGATTCATCAGCCACAGTGCCGGTTGTGGTGTCATCTATGTCCATCTCCTCCTCAGCTTCGGGAttagctaaaataataaaaatgctggGTCACCAAGTcagacaaatattaatttatgaattcTCATGATATGATTTGAGTTTGTTAAGGCCTATACTGATGCAGAACACTTTGAATGTAGATATTTCAGGGGTGAAAAGCATTATTATTCTGTGATCTTTTTCTTTGCCTACCAATGGGATTGTACaggttaaagaaaaaatacatatttctagaGTAATTTACCTTGTTCAGCCACATGCTGCTCCTCTTGTTCTTCCTCTGGTAGCTGTGCTAACGCATCAGCGTCAATAGCATCGCTGCTACTCGTGGGCCCTCCATTTGCtgctatatttaatattatccAATGTTAATGCACATGTTATTGTAACAAACGGCAGCGTAACTTACTAAAGCATGTAACATCACAGAATTATAACGTAAATCAAAATAACGGTGTCGCTTCCGACAAGACTTCATAACACTACATCTGTTACGGGAATGCAATCAATAATGCATTatgatattcaatattataatatgtgcAATTACCTGATTCTTCAGCGGAAATAGCATCTTCTTGGCTTGAAACATTGTCTTCAGCAGCTTCTACAGTATCCGCGGCCTGATTTTCTTCTAAAGGAGACACTTCCGCGCCATCAGGCACATCACCTTGTAGGGCAGAGTCTGATTCCATTTTGATAAGACTTTATCGTTCAAAGAAAAGACTACTAAAAAACATTGAAACTAAACAGGCGTTTATAGCGTAAATGTGAACATTTTCACGATAATTCCGAAATTATTAATCTTTTTTGACGTTCAACTCCCCAATGTAGACATTAACCATAGTGCCAAGTCGGCGTctacgttattttttttaatagtgttGTAATACTTAGTAcaggtaaaaaaataatctgccagaatgttattttctaaaatcgtctaaaataaattatttttttagcaaaTACTATGCACAAACAGTGAACCCACCAACTGATTTTTCAAGGATCCGTGACATGACGAATttgggaataaaaaaatactgaggatttttttttaatcttatttttttttaattacaagttagtaataaatagataaaaatttaaaatttaagagtgGTGGAAAGATCGTTCACAAAACAGTTGAGAGGTCAACGTGGTAGTTTATATTAGTGAAATATTTAAGgacctacctacataattttaaaataaataaactacgcACCTTTCACCCGTATACCTACCGATGTGCTATGCATATTAACCAAACtcctattttaaaaaatgtcgAATTTTATTATATCCGAAACGCTTCCCTCCTCTAATAAcaagacataataattattattgacattGACATATTgtaggtatcaaaataaatttgtcaaatgatgaaattttattaaattagagaAAAGTTCAAAGTTTTGGCTAAACCTAAGATAAactttgtttgataaataattgtaaaagtcCACTCAAGTCTACTAGACCTATCTAGAACCCCTATTGCTTGAAACTTCGTCGTGATATTATTACGTGAAGTGTGCAAATAATATTCTTCAGAAATCttcagattttataaataataatgtctacCAACAATAATCCTAATGACAACGTGAAACCTGGGGATGGAATCAGATCAATGAGATCAAGTACAGCATTTAAAGTCATAAACTATGAACTTTATGCAAAACCTGTAAGTGCTTTTATATTCTAaccaacaatgttatttttatgtaataccttgttacaaataagaatattaaGCACAGGatgttattattaagtttccATTTCATTCGTGTTACTTTGTCATGCTATTATatcttattttaatacaatcaataaataataaaacatttgtttcagAATATTGTTGTTATGACTATCGGAGCTACATGTTTTTGTTTAGCACTTGGCTACATGGCTTATATGAGATCAAAATATGAATCTATGGGTTATTATGCTGCGGTTGATAAAGATGgcaaagaaatatttgaaaagaaaaaatctaagtgggattaatttattagaaatagtttgtaattattgtatgtaaatgttgtaaattattttaaaataaaatctagttctgttgtaaaataatagtaattttatttcttatccaTGTACTGTTTACTAAGTActtctttattgtttttgttaattttaatcataGTGTTATTACTTAGACAGTGTATTGTTTCCAGTGATATGCATAAAGTAGAGTTGATTGTTTAATCTACTGCATCTATTTTAAGCCATAACATAATGAGTGCCAGATAATCTATATTGCTGCTATTTGGCAGTGAGACAAGCATGTAAAACCATTACTTGTTGGATCAGTTATCCATCCCATGATGGGGCTATGAAAGAAATGGAATAgtgagtgtatctgtgtattttGCATACAATTGGAATATAGAGACATGTTCTGTTGACTGGTTCCAATTAAACTgattaaatatacctaaatataggcttaaaaatataatttgactgTATGTACCTACAGCAGATAATAAAACTACAGTTGCAATACTATAGAGCTAAATAGCTAATAAATCTAAATCCGTGCTTATTATATTTAGGTACATGGATTTTGTTTGAGATCTTTAAGCTACTCTACTCGGATGTCTTATTTATAAGTCCTTCGATgaagtttgataaatattgctcAATTATAAAATTCAAGTTCATTTGTAAGCTTATAAAAGCTGATACCCGACTCATAAAGAATATTGagatgtaaaatataataggtaggAATAAAATTAACCTAGCATTTAGGCTTAGATATTGCATATTATACATAatgaatattcaattattttgtctaGTTGATATTGTTAGTCGATTCACCCAATGAATTGATTGAAATCACTAGCAAAATATGACATCTCGTGAAATCCCGTCCTGAGTCCGAGTGAGTCCTTCACTAGTCTTCGCTCACTGGCATTTGACAACATCTGACGTCACGACGTCATTCTTGAATCGACGTATGGCagtgtttttattacattttcaatggtttttattaattttattaacacacGCAGTTTAAAGTAGTATATTGTTTAAAGTTCTATTTATATCTATATCAAATTTGcgtattatatttaagttagGTACGGTGAAGATAGAGTGACAATGTTTTCGGCTCTCAAAAAACTTACAAGAAGCGGCGATGATCGCTGCCCAGCTCCTATGCCGATGTCTTCGTCTTTACAAAAGAAGTTTTCAAAAGGAGTCCACTTtaacagtaaattatattattatttttataatacgtaTTTGTACGTAAGTGGTACAGTGAACCATATTTTgctcatttaaaatatacttgttgcagtgaaaatattaataaagggTGATAGAAACGTTGGTAAGTCATGCTTACTGCAGCGTCTTCAAGGAGGACCATTTATAGAGGAGTATGTTCCAACTGATCAAATACAAGTGGCTCCAATACATTGGACTTACAAAAACACAGACTACATAGTGAAGGTGAGTGAAAGTTATGATAATGATTAGTTCATTACCTACTATACTATCACACAGCAAATAAGTGTTTGTTTAATTCACATTCTATTACTATGTGAAAGTTTgttatcacaatttatttaattgcctctgaattatgtattaaaacaacattaatgTTTTCTcttcttcttttgttttttctcttataagttttatttatttgtgttttatataggacttaaaaaaaaattaacaaaatatttcatatgaattggatgtttcataaatatattttattacagtatgttattatagaaaaatcGTCATACTTTTTTATGACTGCCATCAATTTGTGTTTAACTAATAgagtaattattgaaataattaagttgttagttatatttttagttgaaaATACAGGCATCTTAATTGATCTTAACATATATCTTACTGTGGTAatgacttaaatatttaaaagaactttgttttatatctaGGTAGAAGTTTGGGAGGTGGTTGACAAAGGACGCACAAAAAAGAAACCTCCATTAGGTTTAAAATTAGAGAATCAGTCAGCAGCAGCAGCTGCCGAAGATGGCTATGAGACACCAGTCCTAGATGCAACATTCTTGGATGTTTACAAAAATGCTAATGGTGTCATATTGATGCTGGATATTACAAAACCTTGGTAAGATTTAGTTTTAGACTACATTTTGTAGccaagtatataaatattcatgaaatattattaaagtcagaagaaaaattactaaataattataatttaagtgtAGCAGAATGTACTGACTAACTCTGTTGTTTGGGTACTGGGAAATATGATGGTCTATAAAAATAGCTACCCTACTTAGGACTTAagattttatacacctctgccctCACCTTTGAGTAAGAGCTGTGCTTTATGTATAGAGAACTAGCTTgtacctgcgacttcgtccgccacctgaattttcccatagaaatgcgtcattttcccgggataaaaagtaccttatgtcctttctcaggtatcaaaatatctccataccaaatttcatgcaaattggttcagtagtttaggcgtgattgagtaacagacagagttactttcgcatttataatattagtatggataagtaTTGATTTATGAAATGTGAAAATCATccaaatgaatttaaataatttgttgacAGGACATTTGAGTATGTGGTGAAGGAATTGTCGCAAGTTCCGGCTGATCTACCTGTTGTTGTCCTTGGTAACCATTGTGACATGCAGCACCATCGTCAAGTACATCCACACCATATTGAGCAAGCTTTACATCATGCCAAACTTGTCAGGTGAGATTAACATAATCTATTTTTTATGATCTTGTATTTATCTTATGATAACAAATTGGTATTAGCATTTACATATTGTCTGGAAAACTATATCATTGATATTCTGTGTTTTCTGCAATTCTATTCTGTGTTTGATGTTTAAGCTACCCTACAACACACCTTACTCTCTTTTTTTCTGTGATGAGTAtactaaatatttcaaaactgtTTCAAAATATGACAGACATCTTGAGAAATAATTTATTCCTGGGAGCCTCCAGCTCATTTCTCTATTTTAAATCTCAGTCTCagtattatgtaaatatcttCAATCAATGcttttatacaaaagttttgtgattataatatttatgtgatttttttataggaCAGCACCAGTGCGTTATGCGGAGTCTTCAATGAGGAACGGTTTTGGCTTGCGTTTACTGCACAAATTCCTTAGCGTGCCATTCTTAAGACTTCAGAAGACAAGCTTGCTAGAACAACTGCAACGAAATCAGAGAGATGTGGAAGAAATCGAGAAGGAACTTGACGATTTCCAAGTgagtttgtttataatgtttataattaatatgcGCTCACGGTCAACAAGATATGAAATGCCGACGATATAAATAGTATCAAACGCTGTCTGACTTCCCAAAACGAGTTTActgatatttgaatatttatttccgGTCAAAGTTTTGTTTAGAGGAAATACTCGTAATGCAGTggtgttactatttttttgatattGCGTTGTTCCCTTCATTCTGTGTAGTctggatttttatttaaaagatttttttattttgctacaGAGCTCAGAGGAGTCACACTACAACTTGTTTGTGGACCGTCTCGCGAACAAGCGGCGGCAAAGTGCGGGTCAGCCGGAACCTCGACCCAGTAATGACCGATCTCCGAGCATCGTCCTGGGCGCCGGCAAACCCATCGTCCCGCCCAGTGTCAATCCACTTGTACGTAGCAACGTGTGAAGAATTTACGACACTTGATGGCTACTTTCTTCTTTAGATATTACATAAACAGCTTTGAAGTACAGTCTATTCTGTTTTTTTACTTGACATATTATTGAAAAGTCGATATGATTTTAGCTAGCGCAGTCATTAGCCGGAGGAAACACATTGAAATCGCCAACACAATTAGTACAAGGTCAATATGTTAATCCAGAACTGATGAGGCCTAAGAATCAAGTTAGTACTGACATGACACCGCCGCGAGTTTCGCAGCAGGATAGGTAAGGAGCTAaccaaaaacattattgaagacaaattaatttagaaaatcaCGTTTACTTACAAAACTTACATTTTAGTGGTCAAAGTACGCCGACGGGTGCCAACATCTCTGCTTCTTCAGGCGGGTTAGATGAATTTTATGCGGGAACTCTGGACAGCAGCTTTTTGGAAGATCTTCCATCACTGCCTACTAACACAACGATTCAAGACGGTACCTATGATACAGACAGGTAAATGATACTTACGCATTTATTTAAAAGCTGTGTGATGAGTTCTGTTTCCTATCCATTTTAAAGCTGTTTCAATAGGTTCCTATACACACACGATGCGAAGGTTTTCTTCGCGGGCtagacagatgagcgcggcgcacGCTCTTTCCATTGTagtttcacgcgcgaaagagcgtgtgtgtaaaggcatcCAATGAATATTGTATGAACTTCTCGGTATAGGACGAACGTTTAAACAAACCTTTGAAGGACCCCATTCAATTGCTGTGGTGGCTACAGCTTAGTCTGTactaatttcataatattatatttacagtgACGACGACTACACGACTAACCCAAAAGTGACAATAGATCAAGAAGACTTAGACTTTGATATCAGTTCGTCTGCAGAAATCAACAGGCCTGAAGCAAAAGTACCTTCagacaacaataatataacgAGGCAAAGTCTTCACGATGACACTTTGGATACAATGATGAGTCGTATCACGATGAACGAAGATGATGACACGCACATTAGTCATGCTAGTATTGATATATCACACCCGCCGATGTTTGAAAGCAACCGCCACATAGAAGATATACAGCTGGAGAATGACTTCCCGCTTTGGGCGGGTGATACCAGTGCGAGAAGATCGCCTGAAGGTAAGACTTTATTCCTTGAAACTTtccaaataatatataatttataaagttcCAGCTATAAAACAGGCAggtcgataaaaaaatatcatttgttTTAGGAGGCGAGGATCCAGATACAACGAAAGAACCTAGTGaaaaggtatttattatattttgtattataattttgtttgatgtaTTTTCATTTAAGCTGGCTGACTCCACTACCCTATgtgattcatagcatggaagagagagagcaTAGTTATTTAGCTCTATGCTTTATTACAGaccttttaactttttttttatttaacaggaGAAAAAGCACAAAAAGAAGAAATCAAAGGACAAAGACCGAGGAGACTACAGTGATAAGTCAGATCGAAAGGAGAAGAAACATAAACATAAGAAATCTAAAAGTGAAAAGAAATCGTCTAACCCACAACAGGACTTACTGGCACCCTCCTCGACGACAGAGTTCAATTACGAGGAATATGATAGCATTTAACGACCGTTCTAGTATTATGAATTGTCACATTCCACTATGATCAGGCTTTATGCATTGACTTATAAATGTATTACGTTGTCGTTGTTGTTCAATGAGATTATAACATTCTATAGATTTAACAACTCTGTGATGGACTTTTTCcatgtacaatattaattactattctACTATAAGATGTCCACCAACAAAGATTTGTATTCTCCGAGATTTTATAAgctaatgaaataatatttttttatttgaatctcTCGTCCATCCTTAAAtgcaattaaaaatgaaaatcgaTCTCTATGGCGTTATTAGTAGTAGTTATTAGTTTCTTATGTAATCGTTATAAAACCTtgtctgtgtattttttttattaatagatcTTGCTTTCCTTGTTGTTGAGTGTAAAATTATGAATGGTCTTGTTTatgtgcaatattattatgtatatgtaagttataaattaaaccCGTTACagcatattcatattttatcatgTTGTGTATGCTTGttgtctaaataaaatgttttaacattATGCATAATGATTGTATTTATTCACCTATCTCAGCCAATAAAGTAAAAGTTTCCGTCCGAAACTTTAAATTGTAAACGATATTCTCAATAATCGGAAGATATATAAACTGAGACTCTTCCTTCTGTCCTCCTTGCAGAAATGTATTTGTCCTTAGAGTTTCAGTATTTCCAGTGAGATTTCTCGATAGCATTCCCAATGCGGTATTGTACTTGACCACACTAGGTCATAAATGGATGTAGACTGTAGGTATTTCTTATACCTTTTTACCTTAAAGCTTAGGGTCTGTGTATATAACTTTGCTGATGACAACTTACACCAACAGGATAGAAATGGATAAAATAGATGGGATACTGTTTTTCAACAAAAGAAGTTTAATAAATAGAGTACATTCTATTCAAAATGTAAATGTACAACCACATCGATATTTTATTGGTTAGATTATAAAAATTGGACCACCTGTAAGAAGTCCGTATAGTAGTGTAacaatattacaaacaaaaatctctACATAACAGAACTTACAGACATTAgtcaactttattttatacatactatagtacacgattatttaacataatatttaccttaTACTATATTTATACATTCTATGTATAGtaagataataatttttcattttgtaataagttaataaaactataaaatattctctTCAGTAAAATGTTAGGCATTTATAAGGCTAATGTAGGTATTGGAAACAATATTTGGTGGCTTTTACGGTTTCTTTAAATACAACACgaagtatgtacctatgtaatatatatctttatttaaaaaagcacTTTGTACTTggctttaatttttaaataaatattaaaatgattagtTCGTGTAAAAATTTCATGATCTTCTAcaaaaagtgtataaaaatataaaaccataGAAAAAGAAAGCACAATAAAGTAGAATAATTACAAACAGCACTGaagctaaataatataattacattccCACGTCAATTGATATTggttttaaattgttgtttctAGATTATCCTTGAGATTCAAATAACATTTGACGAAGGACCAAGAGATACTCAACAAATATTTTGGgaaaaactaattattaaaatataatataacgagGCGAACAGATAAACAAATTCATCACTATTCTAACGAATTGAAAATTAATCTAACCAtagaaataatatgataaattttTATGATCTATCCACCtcaaaatgcaaagaaaatcaATGGCAAACGGTAGGTACATCGTAATATAACTTCTATAAGTTATAAACAGCATCATTAATGACCACAGATTACTTTCAAGCCTTGCGGTTGCGTGGAAGAGAACGCTAAATATAATtaaggccgccaattgtacatcgttatcatgtatttaaaaactagcCGCCCACCGTACCGCCttcacgcaaatattttattagctggatgtaatatcaatataaatcaTTATAACTGCATTTCATAAGTTTCAGAATTTATTGAATATCTTGTGTTTATAAATTCTTGCGAGCACCATGGAGTTTGTTGTAATCAAATACGAATTACATTaggaatataattatgtaaaaataaatatattcagcTGCAGTTGTTTAAAACATAGAAAAAAGATTAAGTGGATTAATGATGCTGTCAGAAAACCAACTCATAAGTtctaattatgaaataaattagcTGCTCCAATTTACATAGGTTACACTCCATTTTAAAAGTCTACAATAAAAACAGTCGATAAAAGTGATTATTTTGCGAAAAAGATGAGAAACAAAGTTTCCATATAATTTGTCTGCAATTTGATGGACATGTGGCTGGATGCTGCCAACATTATTTTCTTGTGAATTGATAGTCCAAACATCTGTGGGGTCATATAATAAGACTATAGAGCCaactacaattatttaaatgtatattaccAGCCATCACGGTTCCATCTTTATCTAATTCATCATTATAAACAGAATgtatatattaaatactttatatctatttatGGCCTACACTAATGCATGTCAACAATATAACTTccctttatttatttgttaacacaacaatatctaaaatatctaacaacgcaaataaataattatgatagttGAAGTCAATTTCGGGATAAAATCATTGTTTCAAATTCAATACAAAGTTACAGACTGTAAAACGGAATGTTTTAACTACTATTGCAATGTTTTAGCTAAATGACAATACAAAATGAAATGCCcagtttataaagaaataatcaCAAAATGTATTACAGAATTGCAttaaatatagaataatatacatttggatagcaataaattaattttggccTCAGTATAAACAGATTTTGGCATTTAAATAAAGACTTGATTTAAAAGCTAACTGATGAGTATAATCAAGAATATCTTAATCGATGGATGAATTTCActatacttaataattatacttttctTAATTCATATATCATTTTCATAAACTATCGCTGCAAAATAACTTTAATGCATTCCTAGCTTCATTACTCTTACTTAAGTTTAACTAGATAATCTTATTTACAATGTCTATAAAGTAATTGTTCAATcattattaaatacaacatcACCTTATACCCCTCGAACGAGAGAATTTCTCATAGAATATATTCTGTCCATAACAACAAACTGCTTATTCGTGAGTCGCAAGAACGAAGGCAAGCGAGAGCGTCAGTCTACCCGAGACGATTCTGAAAACCCGTCGTCGAGGAAACTTTGTAAACTGTGCGCCTGATGGCTCAGGTGAGAACTTAACTCGAAACTGTTCTGTTCCACAAACGTATTATGCACGTAAGGTTGTTCACGAAATTGACCAGATGTCCACGGATCACTTAAATCGTCATTAGGTCTTCGAACACTACTATCGAACGAAGGTAGGCCGGGCCAAGTTTGCGGCGACGGCGTATTGAGCATAGTAGGAATGTTGTCGACGTGCTGTTGAATCTGCGAAGTAGGCTCCGTGTTGAACGACGGTGTTCCCCACACTAGTGACTCGATGCTGGAGGTCGTGGCGCTGCAAATCTGATTAAACCTATCTATTCCCCATGAATTACTTACATCGGGCGTGGGTGTGTTGTTGTGCATCAGATCGGGAGCCTTAGGCACAGATCTTCCGTATATGTCCTGTTGCTGCCTTCCAGCCATTGTAAGTCTCGAAGTCGAACCTCCGTCTGGACTAGGCAAGTGACAATCCGGTCGCATCATGGGGCTATAGTTACCGACTCCTGGGCTCTTTTTATTACTATATGACACATCCACACTCGGTCTAGGCGAATAAGGGCTTTGGTGCAAACGATCTTGTCGAGACATAGGACTATACTGTCCAGGGGTTTTATTAGGATTGTTTCTGAGACCGTCAGGCTTTAAACCTACTCCAG
Above is a window of Anticarsia gemmatalis isolate Benzon Research Colony breed Stoneville strain chromosome 2, ilAntGemm2 primary, whole genome shotgun sequence DNA encoding:
- the LOC142983044 gene encoding uncharacterized protein LOC142983044 isoform X5 → MESDSALQGDVPDGAEVSPLEENQAADTVEAAEDNVSSQEDAISAEESAANGGPTSSSDAIDADALAQLPEEEQEEQHVAEQANPEAEEEMDIDDTTTGTVADESAYIGDNCLSTPEESGMDEAEGVPGGAEESPDQSISSAMPTDSGVAEGDGAPIVQDDESSTMDEDMGGGEGVASSDDVNDISSAAQEVLSTGISSSTAEGGADISSSGQTEAPLISSTANGPAVLHSFSLAPQEQQPNEFGDADTSEMEGAADTMPTVSESMPLLTMNANGSALLSPTLMPADFTPPIGDEGGAGVSSSVAAEGAAGAAGAGGAEAEGAVSSSVAAGAAVSPGAAPPLPPADAAHALATLASAALHHQHEQSEPEEPKASDEDAWYTVGIVKGNSFTVQNYISDPNVDLSNLSLDNLPDLSGYATTQLEHGTAYKFRIAAINSCGRGEYSEESAFKTCLPGFPGAPSAIKISKSIEGAHLSWEPPQVAAEGIFEYSVYLAVRSSTQAKEASKSQLAFVRVYCGKANTCVVPQNSLTAAHVDSSTKPAIIFRIAARNEKGYGPATQVRWLQDIKSTGVKRPGDGRLTGASPSKQPKQLLH
- the LOC142983044 gene encoding uncharacterized protein LOC142983044 isoform X4 translates to MESDSALQGDVPDGAEVSPLEENQAADTVEAAEDNVSSQEDAISAEESAANGGPTSSSDAIDADALAQLPEEEQEEQHVAEQANPEAEEEMDIDDTTTGTVADESAYIGDNCLSTPDTESQLEPITKEESGMDEAEGVPGGAEESPDQSISSAMPTDSGVAEGDGAPIVQDDESSTMDEDMGGGEGVASSDDVNDISSAAQEVLSTGISSSTAEGGADISSSGQTEAPLISSTANGPAVLHSFSLAPQEQQPNEFGDADTSEMEGAADTMPTVSESMPLLTMNANGSALLSPTLMPGDEGGAGVSSSVAAEGAAGAAGAGGAEAEGAVSSSVAAGAAVSPGAAPPLPPADAAHALATLASAALHHQHEQSEPEEPKASDEDAWYTVGIVKGNSFTVQNYISDPNVDLSNLSLDNLPDLSGYATTQLEHGTAYKFRIAAINSCGRGEYSEESAFKTCLPGFPGAPSAIKISKSIEGAHLSWEPPQVAAEGIFEYSVYLAVRSSTQAKEASKSQLAFVRVYCGKANTCVVPQNSLTAAHVDSSTKPAIIFRIAARNEKGYGPATQVRWLQDIKSTGVKRPGDGRLTGASPSKQPKQLLH